The following are encoded in a window of Sphaeramia orbicularis chromosome 20, fSphaOr1.1, whole genome shotgun sequence genomic DNA:
- the LOC115411193 gene encoding LOW QUALITY PROTEIN: E3 ubiquitin-protein ligase RNF6-like (The sequence of the model RefSeq protein was modified relative to this genomic sequence to represent the inferred CDS: inserted 2 bases in 2 codons; deleted 4 bases in 2 codons), whose protein sequence is MDPPSGGDERRRQAERLRREEAYYHFINELSEEEYRLMRDSNLLGTPGEVTAEELRQRLDGAKERVSSQPRTEQQAQTADSGEQQGSSGDGEERGAGGRRTAGSAEPGAEASNGDSLLEWLNTFRRTGNATRSGQSGNQTWRAVSRTNPNSGEFRFSLEININHDQPEPGEHNDTSDPAELPVTAPNTTSASIRTASSFSNPRPSTTPRPAPYPSPRPALSRRMQTRRTRSSTTTLSMSPPALPTPVAPQTTAQRGSTLHLAPPQSVPTPPLDQTAPLQLQAPNAEEHGRDNMTSSRLSRSPESGPQVPAVGHESRGSRTRTRGRTRRAAAGPSSISSRLTRRSRSPLHRTPVSSITPPSNTGISGSSIHTVEPNSSANSVSMETEEVVTEPAAVTEPAIETGERESESHITGGGSSAVRRHPTIMLDLQVRRIRPGENRDRDSIASRTRSRARVAENTVTFESDSGGFRRTISRSERAGIRTYVSTIRIPLRRISETGLGEPNSTALRSILRQIMTGFGELSSLMETEADSENVAPSHADASGTNNSTSPAGHLHSNEXGSRQVGTGGTDQERLGLMGTEEDHGGQARLGGGVVSTTEGRATSRDTNNLVENGTLPXLRLAHFFLLNDEEDDEHPRGLTKEQIDNLATRTYGQASLEGEIGRACSVCINEYAQGNKLRRLPCSHEFHIHCIDRWLSDNNTCPICRQPILGVHHD, encoded by the exons ATGGACCCTCCTAGTGGGGGAGACGAACGGCGGAGGCAGGCAGAGCGTCTTCGTCGAGAGGAGGCCTACTATCATTTCATTAATGAATTAAGTGAGGAGGAGTACCGCCTAATGAGGGACAGCAACCTGCTGGGCACTCCTG GTGAGGTAACTGCTGAGGAACTTCGCCAGCGTCTTGATGGAGCTAAGGAGCGAGTGTCATCTCAGCCCCGTACTGAGCAGCAAGCACAGACTGCTGATTCTGGAGAACAGCAAGGCAGTAGCGGGGATGGAGAGGAGAGAGGGGCTGGAGGGAGACGAACAGCAG ggagcgcagaacctggagcGGAAGCATCAAATGGGGACTCATTACTGGAGTGGTTGAACACTTTCAGGCGCACTGGAAATGCAACTCGCAGTGGGCAGAGTGGGAACCAGACATGGCGAGCTGTCAGCCGGACCAACCCAAACAGTGGAGAATTCCGCTTTAGCCTGGAAATCAATATCAACCACGATCAGCCGGAGCCAGGGGAGCATAATGACACCTCAGACCCTGCAGAGTTGCCAGTAACTGCTCCAAACACGACATCGGCCTCTATACGCACCGCTTCCTCCTTCTCCAACCCTCGGCCTTCAACTACACCAAGGCCAGCCCCTTACCCTTCCCCCCGCCCAGCCCTCAGTCGGAGGATGCAGACTCGGCGTACACGCAGCAGTACTACTACTCTTTCTATGAGCCCCCCTGCTCTTCCCACACCAGTGGCCCCCCAAACCACTGCCCAGAGAGGTTCTACTTTGCAC TTAGCTCCACCCCAATCTGTTCCCACCCCTCCTCTTGACCAAACTGCACCTTTACAACTTCAAGCCCCAAATGCAGAAGAGCATGGGCGTGATAATATGACCTCCTCTAGACTGTCCCGT TCACCTGAGTCCGGGCCTCAGGTCCCAGCAGTGGGACATGAATCACGTGGCAGTAGGACTCGAACACGTGGACGCACACGTAGGGCGGCGGCAGGTCCCAGCAGTATTTCATCACGCCTCACAAGGCGAAGTCGTTCACCCTTGCACAGAACACCTGTTTCCAGTATCACTCCTCCATCAAACACTGGAATCAGTGGCTCTAGCATCCACACTGTTGAGCCAAACAGTAGTGCAAATTCTGTGTCCATGGAGACAGAGGAGGTTGTGACAGAACCTGCAGCTGTAACAGAGCCTGCCATAGAGACAGGAGAACGTGAGAGTGAGTCACATATTACCGGAGGAGGAAGTTCTGCAGTACGCCGGCATCCAACTATCATGTTGGACCTGCAAGTAAGAAGGATTCGACCTGGAGAAAACCGTGACCGTGATAGCATAGCTAGTAGAACGCGTTCTCGTGCCCGGGTTGCTGAGAATACAGTCACATTTGAAAGTGACAGTGGAGGATTTAGACGCACAATCTCCCGCTCTGAGCGAGCAGGTATCCGCACCTATGTGAGCACTATCCGAATTCCCTTGAGGCGCATTAGTGAGACAGGCCTGGGAGAGCCAAATTCTACTGCCCTTCGCTCCATCTTACGCCAGATCATGACCGGATTTGGAGAACTCAGCTCATTAATGGAGACAGAAGCAGACTCTGAAAATGTTGCCCCTAGTCATGCTGATGCTAGTGGTACAAACAATAGCACTAGCCCAGCTGGTCATCTGCACTCAAATG AGGGCAGCCGTCAGGTTGGTACAGGTGGGACAGATCAGGAGAGACTAGGGTTGATGGGAACTGAAGAGGACCATGGTGGGCAGGCAAGGCTCGGAGGAGGTGTAGTGAGTACCACAGAGGGGCGGGCCACCAGCAGAGACACCAACAACCTCGTAGAGAATGGCACTTTAC TTCTGCGGTTGGCACACTTCTTCTTGCTGaatgatgaagaggatgatgaaCACCCCCGTGGCCTGACCAAAGAGCAGATTGACAATCTAGCCACACGTACCTATGGCCAGGCTAGTTTGGAGGGGGAGATAGGCCGTGCTTGCAGTGTCTGCATTAATGAGTATGCCCAGGGCAACAAGCTGCGCCGTCTGCCCTGTTCTCATGAATTCCACATCCACTGTATCGACCGCTGGCTCTCTGATAACAACACCTGTCCAATATGTAGGCAACCCATACTTGGAGTGCATCATGATTGA